The Toxorhynchites rutilus septentrionalis strain SRP chromosome 3, ASM2978413v1, whole genome shotgun sequence genome includes a region encoding these proteins:
- the LOC129778854 gene encoding uncharacterized protein LOC129778854 isoform X1, whose product MGICLDTDKGTSTQEVDESDWKGGGRGGVSRSAIVRSPTLGRGSPTNGAGNGMHNTGKVKFDPPKVPVIFVLGGPGSGKVTHCDTLMQERRGVTHINMMDLLQQYAIGNADMQDFSQLSSRTVTEVLMLEMKMSPAAKTYLVSGYPRSMRDVVEYSEKIQVINGVILISWRQTILQRQIDYGAKLGHVVLSLAKMELENFFKNVMPVADYFDQSDMLIAINGERAPSEVYKDFRSAVLDILGAQENQEALLNGVAGMGRGVDDIPGSIVSVETAPSQNKVIAAPAHQVEINNLNRTPTPSPPPPPSPPQPRANPIQSQVATRQMHTNVGMPPRMSNSAVKGSNTGRLPPIIWVIGGPGSNKATLCLKAVGINPGWGHFSVGRLLRAVAESDPRVATEDYAVKEAIAAGEMVPKKSLDRLIENHLAQLSEKRGIIIDGYPRDMIQVGDFEEKYRQRPPVILLDCSKLQLGRGRLDDTVSSFRRRLELFRELTLPMLKEMDTAGRLTIVDGDTDSPTVQREFERIVRDHIDRLQRSESANRDAHADDDADVASVQIGSFKSAIQRGRAQELRNADAIVHDLEAPGVVPTISHHVSLANGHLGRTAPSGFRNGYIPNGKPNFRNMLEEADSFDAHM is encoded by the exons ACAAAGGCACATCCACGCAGGAAGTGGACGAGTCAGATTGGAAAGGTGGAGGAAGAGGCGGCGTCTCACGGTCGGCCATCGTTCGCTCCCCGACGCTTGGTCGTGGCAGTCCGACCAACGGTGCCGGCAACGGAATGCACAACACCGGCAAAGTCAAGTTCGATCCACCCAAGGTACCGGTGATCTTCGTGCTAGGGGGCCCCGGTAGTGGTAAAGTGACACACTGTGACACGCTAATGCAAGAACGGCGTGGTGTCACCCATATCAACATGATGGACCTCTTGCAGCAGTACGCTATCGGCAATG CAGATATGCAGGATTTTTCCCAGCTGTCGTCACGTACTGTCACTGAAGTATTAATGCTAGAAATGAAAATGTCACCAGCTGCCAAAACCTACCTTGTTTCCGGATATCCGCGTTCCATGCGGGATGTCGTGGAATACTCTGAGAAG ATACAAGTGATCAACGGTGTGATATTGATATCCTGGCGCCAGACAATTCTGCAACGCCAGATAGACTATGGGGCAAAATTAGGACATGTGGTTCTGTCACTTGCCAAGATGGAATTGGAGAACTTCTTCAAGAATGTGATGCCGGTGGCGGATTATTTCGACCAGAGCGACATGCTTATTGCG ATCAATGGTGAACGTGCTCCCTCGGAGGTGTACAAAGATTTCCGATCCGCAGTGCTAGACATTCTCGGGGCGCAAGAGAACCAGGAAGCGCTGCTGAACGGAGTCGCAGGTATGGGTAGGGGCGTAGACGACATTCCCGGCAGTATAGTTAGCGTAGAAACGGCACCTAGTCAAAATAAAGTTATTGCAGCTCCGGCGCATCAAGtagaaatcaataatttaaacCGTACGCCAACACCATCGCCACCGCCGCCGCCGTCGCCGCCGCAACCGCGAGCAAACCCTATACAATCACAGGTAGCGACGAGACAAATGCATACGAATGTTGGAATGCCACCTCGTATGTCCAATTCTGCTGTCAAAGGCTCGAATACAGGCCGTTTGCCACCGATCATCTGGGTGATTGGTGGACCTGGCAGTAACAAGGCAACGCTCTGCCTGAAAGCTGTCGGTATAAATCCGGGATGGGGACATTTCAG TGTGGGACGACTGCTTCGAGCAGTAGCCGAATCAGATCCCCGAGTAGCCACAGAAGATTATGCTGTGAAGGAGGCAATAGCCGCGGGAGAAATGGTCCCTAAGAAATCGTTAGATCGACTCATCGAAAACCACCTCGCTCAGCTTAGTGAAAAGCGGGGAATCATTATTGATGGATATCCGAGGGATATGATACAAGTGGGAGATTTTGAAGAAAAG TATCGCCAAAGACCCCCGGTTATTTTACTGGACTGCTCAAAGCTACAGTTGGGTAGAGGGCGGTTAGATGATACCGTATCATCCTTCCGGCGAAGATTGGAACTGTTCCGTGAGTTGACCCTCCCGATGCTTAAAGAAATGGATACCGCCGGACGGTTGACCATT GTGGACGGCGACACGGACAGTCCCACAGTGCAGCGTGAATTCGAGCGCATCGTTCGAGATCACATAGACAGGCTGCAAAGGAGCGAATCGGCCAACCGGGACGCTCATGCGGATGATGATGCGGATGTTGCATCGGTACAAATCGGAAGCTTTAAAAGTGCGATACAAAGAGGTCGAGCTCAAGAGCTGAGGAACGCAGACGCGATAGTGCATGACCTGGAGGCTCCCGGAGTTGTACCTACCATCAGTCATCACGTTAGCCTGGCCAACGGACATCTCGGACGGACGGCACCGAGTGGTTTCCGGAACGGGTATATCCCCAACGGAAAACCGAATTTTAGAAACATGCTGGAGGAAGCGGATAGCTTCGACGCCCACATGTAG
- the LOC129778854 gene encoding adenylate kinase isoenzyme 5 isoform X3 has protein sequence MGICLDTDKGTSTQEVDESDWKGGGRGGVSRSAIVRSPTLGRGSPTNGAGNGMHNTGKVKFDPPKVPVIFVLGGPGSGKVTHCDTLMQERRGVTHINMMDLLQQYAIGNADMQDFSQLSSRTVTEVLMLEMKMSPAAKTYLVSGYPRSMRDVVEYSEKIQVINGVILISWRQTILQRQIDYGAKLGHVVLSLAKMELENFFKNVMPVADYFDQSDMLIAINGERAPSEVYKDFRSAVLDILGAQENQEALLNGVAAPAHQVEINNLNRTPTPSPPPPPSPPQPRANPIQSQVATRQMHTNVGMPPRMSNSAVKGSNTGRLPPIIWVIGGPGSNKATLCLKAVGINPGWGHFSVGRLLRAVAESDPRVATEDYAVKEAIAAGEMVPKKSLDRLIENHLAQLSEKRGIIIDGYPRDMIQVGDFEEKYRQRPPVILLDCSKLQLGRGRLDDTVSSFRRRLELFRELTLPMLKEMDTAGRLTIVDGDTDSPTVQREFERIVRDHIDRLQRSESANRDAHADDDADVASVQIGSFKSAIQRGRAQELRNADAIVHDLEAPGVVPTISHHVSLANGHLGRTAPSGFRNGYIPNGKPNFRNMLEEADSFDAHM, from the exons ACAAAGGCACATCCACGCAGGAAGTGGACGAGTCAGATTGGAAAGGTGGAGGAAGAGGCGGCGTCTCACGGTCGGCCATCGTTCGCTCCCCGACGCTTGGTCGTGGCAGTCCGACCAACGGTGCCGGCAACGGAATGCACAACACCGGCAAAGTCAAGTTCGATCCACCCAAGGTACCGGTGATCTTCGTGCTAGGGGGCCCCGGTAGTGGTAAAGTGACACACTGTGACACGCTAATGCAAGAACGGCGTGGTGTCACCCATATCAACATGATGGACCTCTTGCAGCAGTACGCTATCGGCAATG CAGATATGCAGGATTTTTCCCAGCTGTCGTCACGTACTGTCACTGAAGTATTAATGCTAGAAATGAAAATGTCACCAGCTGCCAAAACCTACCTTGTTTCCGGATATCCGCGTTCCATGCGGGATGTCGTGGAATACTCTGAGAAG ATACAAGTGATCAACGGTGTGATATTGATATCCTGGCGCCAGACAATTCTGCAACGCCAGATAGACTATGGGGCAAAATTAGGACATGTGGTTCTGTCACTTGCCAAGATGGAATTGGAGAACTTCTTCAAGAATGTGATGCCGGTGGCGGATTATTTCGACCAGAGCGACATGCTTATTGCG ATCAATGGTGAACGTGCTCCCTCGGAGGTGTACAAAGATTTCCGATCCGCAGTGCTAGACATTCTCGGGGCGCAAGAGAACCAGGAAGCGCTGCTGAACGGAGTCGCAG CTCCGGCGCATCAAGtagaaatcaataatttaaacCGTACGCCAACACCATCGCCACCGCCGCCGCCGTCGCCGCCGCAACCGCGAGCAAACCCTATACAATCACAGGTAGCGACGAGACAAATGCATACGAATGTTGGAATGCCACCTCGTATGTCCAATTCTGCTGTCAAAGGCTCGAATACAGGCCGTTTGCCACCGATCATCTGGGTGATTGGTGGACCTGGCAGTAACAAGGCAACGCTCTGCCTGAAAGCTGTCGGTATAAATCCGGGATGGGGACATTTCAG TGTGGGACGACTGCTTCGAGCAGTAGCCGAATCAGATCCCCGAGTAGCCACAGAAGATTATGCTGTGAAGGAGGCAATAGCCGCGGGAGAAATGGTCCCTAAGAAATCGTTAGATCGACTCATCGAAAACCACCTCGCTCAGCTTAGTGAAAAGCGGGGAATCATTATTGATGGATATCCGAGGGATATGATACAAGTGGGAGATTTTGAAGAAAAG TATCGCCAAAGACCCCCGGTTATTTTACTGGACTGCTCAAAGCTACAGTTGGGTAGAGGGCGGTTAGATGATACCGTATCATCCTTCCGGCGAAGATTGGAACTGTTCCGTGAGTTGACCCTCCCGATGCTTAAAGAAATGGATACCGCCGGACGGTTGACCATT GTGGACGGCGACACGGACAGTCCCACAGTGCAGCGTGAATTCGAGCGCATCGTTCGAGATCACATAGACAGGCTGCAAAGGAGCGAATCGGCCAACCGGGACGCTCATGCGGATGATGATGCGGATGTTGCATCGGTACAAATCGGAAGCTTTAAAAGTGCGATACAAAGAGGTCGAGCTCAAGAGCTGAGGAACGCAGACGCGATAGTGCATGACCTGGAGGCTCCCGGAGTTGTACCTACCATCAGTCATCACGTTAGCCTGGCCAACGGACATCTCGGACGGACGGCACCGAGTGGTTTCCGGAACGGGTATATCCCCAACGGAAAACCGAATTTTAGAAACATGCTGGAGGAAGCGGATAGCTTCGACGCCCACATGTAG
- the LOC129778854 gene encoding uncharacterized protein LOC129778854 isoform X2, translated as MGICLDTDKGTSTQEVDESDWKGGGRGGVSRSAIVRSPTLGRGSPTNGAGNGMHNTGKVKFDPPKVPVIFVLGGPGSGKVTHCDTLMQERRGVTHINMMDLLQQYAIGNDMQDFSQLSSRTVTEVLMLEMKMSPAAKTYLVSGYPRSMRDVVEYSEKIQVINGVILISWRQTILQRQIDYGAKLGHVVLSLAKMELENFFKNVMPVADYFDQSDMLIAINGERAPSEVYKDFRSAVLDILGAQENQEALLNGVAGMGRGVDDIPGSIVSVETAPSQNKVIAAPAHQVEINNLNRTPTPSPPPPPSPPQPRANPIQSQVATRQMHTNVGMPPRMSNSAVKGSNTGRLPPIIWVIGGPGSNKATLCLKAVGINPGWGHFSVGRLLRAVAESDPRVATEDYAVKEAIAAGEMVPKKSLDRLIENHLAQLSEKRGIIIDGYPRDMIQVGDFEEKYRQRPPVILLDCSKLQLGRGRLDDTVSSFRRRLELFRELTLPMLKEMDTAGRLTIVDGDTDSPTVQREFERIVRDHIDRLQRSESANRDAHADDDADVASVQIGSFKSAIQRGRAQELRNADAIVHDLEAPGVVPTISHHVSLANGHLGRTAPSGFRNGYIPNGKPNFRNMLEEADSFDAHM; from the exons ACAAAGGCACATCCACGCAGGAAGTGGACGAGTCAGATTGGAAAGGTGGAGGAAGAGGCGGCGTCTCACGGTCGGCCATCGTTCGCTCCCCGACGCTTGGTCGTGGCAGTCCGACCAACGGTGCCGGCAACGGAATGCACAACACCGGCAAAGTCAAGTTCGATCCACCCAAGGTACCGGTGATCTTCGTGCTAGGGGGCCCCGGTAGTGGTAAAGTGACACACTGTGACACGCTAATGCAAGAACGGCGTGGTGTCACCCATATCAACATGATGGACCTCTTGCAGCAGTACGCTATCGGCAATG ATATGCAGGATTTTTCCCAGCTGTCGTCACGTACTGTCACTGAAGTATTAATGCTAGAAATGAAAATGTCACCAGCTGCCAAAACCTACCTTGTTTCCGGATATCCGCGTTCCATGCGGGATGTCGTGGAATACTCTGAGAAG ATACAAGTGATCAACGGTGTGATATTGATATCCTGGCGCCAGACAATTCTGCAACGCCAGATAGACTATGGGGCAAAATTAGGACATGTGGTTCTGTCACTTGCCAAGATGGAATTGGAGAACTTCTTCAAGAATGTGATGCCGGTGGCGGATTATTTCGACCAGAGCGACATGCTTATTGCG ATCAATGGTGAACGTGCTCCCTCGGAGGTGTACAAAGATTTCCGATCCGCAGTGCTAGACATTCTCGGGGCGCAAGAGAACCAGGAAGCGCTGCTGAACGGAGTCGCAGGTATGGGTAGGGGCGTAGACGACATTCCCGGCAGTATAGTTAGCGTAGAAACGGCACCTAGTCAAAATAAAGTTATTGCAGCTCCGGCGCATCAAGtagaaatcaataatttaaacCGTACGCCAACACCATCGCCACCGCCGCCGCCGTCGCCGCCGCAACCGCGAGCAAACCCTATACAATCACAGGTAGCGACGAGACAAATGCATACGAATGTTGGAATGCCACCTCGTATGTCCAATTCTGCTGTCAAAGGCTCGAATACAGGCCGTTTGCCACCGATCATCTGGGTGATTGGTGGACCTGGCAGTAACAAGGCAACGCTCTGCCTGAAAGCTGTCGGTATAAATCCGGGATGGGGACATTTCAG TGTGGGACGACTGCTTCGAGCAGTAGCCGAATCAGATCCCCGAGTAGCCACAGAAGATTATGCTGTGAAGGAGGCAATAGCCGCGGGAGAAATGGTCCCTAAGAAATCGTTAGATCGACTCATCGAAAACCACCTCGCTCAGCTTAGTGAAAAGCGGGGAATCATTATTGATGGATATCCGAGGGATATGATACAAGTGGGAGATTTTGAAGAAAAG TATCGCCAAAGACCCCCGGTTATTTTACTGGACTGCTCAAAGCTACAGTTGGGTAGAGGGCGGTTAGATGATACCGTATCATCCTTCCGGCGAAGATTGGAACTGTTCCGTGAGTTGACCCTCCCGATGCTTAAAGAAATGGATACCGCCGGACGGTTGACCATT GTGGACGGCGACACGGACAGTCCCACAGTGCAGCGTGAATTCGAGCGCATCGTTCGAGATCACATAGACAGGCTGCAAAGGAGCGAATCGGCCAACCGGGACGCTCATGCGGATGATGATGCGGATGTTGCATCGGTACAAATCGGAAGCTTTAAAAGTGCGATACAAAGAGGTCGAGCTCAAGAGCTGAGGAACGCAGACGCGATAGTGCATGACCTGGAGGCTCCCGGAGTTGTACCTACCATCAGTCATCACGTTAGCCTGGCCAACGGACATCTCGGACGGACGGCACCGAGTGGTTTCCGGAACGGGTATATCCCCAACGGAAAACCGAATTTTAGAAACATGCTGGAGGAAGCGGATAGCTTCGACGCCCACATGTAG
- the LOC129778854 gene encoding adenylate kinase isoenzyme 5 isoform X4 — MHNTGKVKFDPPKVPVIFVLGGPGSGKVTHCDTLMQERRGVTHINMMDLLQQYAIGNADMQDFSQLSSRTVTEVLMLEMKMSPAAKTYLVSGYPRSMRDVVEYSEKIQVINGVILISWRQTILQRQIDYGAKLGHVVLSLAKMELENFFKNVMPVADYFDQSDMLIAINGERAPSEVYKDFRSAVLDILGAQENQEALLNGVAGMGRGVDDIPGSIVSVETAPSQNKVIAAPAHQVEINNLNRTPTPSPPPPPSPPQPRANPIQSQVATRQMHTNVGMPPRMSNSAVKGSNTGRLPPIIWVIGGPGSNKATLCLKAVGINPGWGHFSVGRLLRAVAESDPRVATEDYAVKEAIAAGEMVPKKSLDRLIENHLAQLSEKRGIIIDGYPRDMIQVGDFEEKYRQRPPVILLDCSKLQLGRGRLDDTVSSFRRRLELFRELTLPMLKEMDTAGRLTIVDGDTDSPTVQREFERIVRDHIDRLQRSESANRDAHADDDADVASVQIGSFKSAIQRGRAQELRNADAIVHDLEAPGVVPTISHHVSLANGHLGRTAPSGFRNGYIPNGKPNFRNMLEEADSFDAHM, encoded by the exons ATGCACAACACCGGCAAAGTCAAGTTCGATCCACCCAAGGTACCGGTGATCTTCGTGCTAGGGGGCCCCGGTAGTGGTAAAGTGACACACTGTGACACGCTAATGCAAGAACGGCGTGGTGTCACCCATATCAACATGATGGACCTCTTGCAGCAGTACGCTATCGGCAATG CAGATATGCAGGATTTTTCCCAGCTGTCGTCACGTACTGTCACTGAAGTATTAATGCTAGAAATGAAAATGTCACCAGCTGCCAAAACCTACCTTGTTTCCGGATATCCGCGTTCCATGCGGGATGTCGTGGAATACTCTGAGAAG ATACAAGTGATCAACGGTGTGATATTGATATCCTGGCGCCAGACAATTCTGCAACGCCAGATAGACTATGGGGCAAAATTAGGACATGTGGTTCTGTCACTTGCCAAGATGGAATTGGAGAACTTCTTCAAGAATGTGATGCCGGTGGCGGATTATTTCGACCAGAGCGACATGCTTATTGCG ATCAATGGTGAACGTGCTCCCTCGGAGGTGTACAAAGATTTCCGATCCGCAGTGCTAGACATTCTCGGGGCGCAAGAGAACCAGGAAGCGCTGCTGAACGGAGTCGCAGGTATGGGTAGGGGCGTAGACGACATTCCCGGCAGTATAGTTAGCGTAGAAACGGCACCTAGTCAAAATAAAGTTATTGCAGCTCCGGCGCATCAAGtagaaatcaataatttaaacCGTACGCCAACACCATCGCCACCGCCGCCGCCGTCGCCGCCGCAACCGCGAGCAAACCCTATACAATCACAGGTAGCGACGAGACAAATGCATACGAATGTTGGAATGCCACCTCGTATGTCCAATTCTGCTGTCAAAGGCTCGAATACAGGCCGTTTGCCACCGATCATCTGGGTGATTGGTGGACCTGGCAGTAACAAGGCAACGCTCTGCCTGAAAGCTGTCGGTATAAATCCGGGATGGGGACATTTCAG TGTGGGACGACTGCTTCGAGCAGTAGCCGAATCAGATCCCCGAGTAGCCACAGAAGATTATGCTGTGAAGGAGGCAATAGCCGCGGGAGAAATGGTCCCTAAGAAATCGTTAGATCGACTCATCGAAAACCACCTCGCTCAGCTTAGTGAAAAGCGGGGAATCATTATTGATGGATATCCGAGGGATATGATACAAGTGGGAGATTTTGAAGAAAAG TATCGCCAAAGACCCCCGGTTATTTTACTGGACTGCTCAAAGCTACAGTTGGGTAGAGGGCGGTTAGATGATACCGTATCATCCTTCCGGCGAAGATTGGAACTGTTCCGTGAGTTGACCCTCCCGATGCTTAAAGAAATGGATACCGCCGGACGGTTGACCATT GTGGACGGCGACACGGACAGTCCCACAGTGCAGCGTGAATTCGAGCGCATCGTTCGAGATCACATAGACAGGCTGCAAAGGAGCGAATCGGCCAACCGGGACGCTCATGCGGATGATGATGCGGATGTTGCATCGGTACAAATCGGAAGCTTTAAAAGTGCGATACAAAGAGGTCGAGCTCAAGAGCTGAGGAACGCAGACGCGATAGTGCATGACCTGGAGGCTCCCGGAGTTGTACCTACCATCAGTCATCACGTTAGCCTGGCCAACGGACATCTCGGACGGACGGCACCGAGTGGTTTCCGGAACGGGTATATCCCCAACGGAAAACCGAATTTTAGAAACATGCTGGAGGAAGCGGATAGCTTCGACGCCCACATGTAG